In Erigeron canadensis isolate Cc75 chromosome 6, C_canadensis_v1, whole genome shotgun sequence, the following are encoded in one genomic region:
- the LOC122603742 gene encoding 30S ribosomal protein S21, chloroplastic, with translation MASSSLFNFLSIFTPFKPQPQLPKLPPTHISVSSDPSSSKQQEEKKTLTPLISTSNCCPNNNELMSVVCPSLAYANTLYFNSAYNVQVIVEDNEPEEKLLGRFRREVMKAGVIQECKRRRYFENKQEEKKRKHREAAKRNRRRRTPFRNPNEDKVEGVNKKREDDDDNWDMPSDSPLN, from the exons ATGGCATCCTCATCTTTATTCAACTTTTTATCAATTTTCACACCATTTAAACCACAACCCCAATTACCCAAATTACCACCGACCCATATCTCTGTTTCCTCTGACCCATCTTCTTCAaaacaacaagaagaaaaaaagacttTGACACCACTGATTTCAACTTCAAATTGTTGTCCAAATAATAATGAATTGATGTCAGTTGTCTGTCCATCGTTGGCGTATGCGAATACTCTGTACTTTAATTCTGCTTACAATGTGCAGGTAATAGTTGAGGATAATGAGCCTGAAGAAAAACTGTTGGGCAGGTTTCGTAGGGAAGTTATGAAAGCTGGTGTTATTCAAGAGTGTAAGCGTCGTCGGTATTTTGAGAATaaacaagaagaaaagaaaagaaaacatcgTGAAGCTGCTAAACGTAACAGAAGGAG ACGCACCCCATTCAGAAACCCAAATGAAGATAAGGTGGAAGGCGTGAACAAGAAGAGGGAAGACGATGATGACAACTGGGATATGCCTAGTGACAGCCCTCTAAACTAA
- the LOC122605201 gene encoding F-box/kelch-repeat protein At3g27150 codes for MTHRISRTESNPIMSKGKEKVTEEEEADEHDKEEDDRNMTNHYHQNRLELAVACGSKKPQDADYLTNYIPSLNYELENLILARFPRSEYWKLSFVNRRFAGLVKSDELYKIRREIGFSEPSVMMLASGENSWWAFDQGFSSLRRLPVLPSDICFTAGDKESFCAGTHLLVSGREIEGLTIWRYELALNKWFKGPSMIYPRCLFASATFGNSAYVAGGITVVGGPVSRTQLVHNTVEKYDPESRSWTPLPRMKKPRKLCSGCYMDNRFYVIGGRNDDGELTCGEFFDEEKDQWNLIPEMLKDNPVLSCHSPPLIAVVNNELYSIEASSNQLKVYLKKSNSWKPLGSVPVRADYNRGWGVAFKSFGNKLLVIGASTVSTSRSSMAIYTCSPEPDSEFLPEWELLDNGKIQLSHFIMNCCVMVA; via the coding sequence ATGACACATAGGATTTCTAGGACAGAAAGCAATCCAATCATGTCGAAAGGAAAGGAAAAAGTGaccgaagaagaagaagcagacGAGCACGATAAGGAAGAGGATGATAGAAATATGACAAATCATTATCATCAGAATCGGCTTGAGCTTGCAGTTGCTTGTGGTTCAAAGAAACCTCAGGATGCAGATTACTTAACTAATTACATTCCATCACTTAATTATGAGTTAGAGAATTTAATCTTAGCTAGATTTCCAAGATCGGAATATTGGAAATTATCATTTGTTAACAGGAGGTTCGCGGGCTTAGTGAAGAGCGACGAGCTTTATAAAATTAGGCGTGAGATTGGGTTTAGTGAGCCTTCGGTTATGATGCTTGCGAGCGGTGAGAATAGTTGGTGGGCATTTGATCAAGGGTTCAGTTCTCTTAGAAGGCTTCCGGTTCTTCCTTCTGATATATGTTTCACTGCTGGAGATAAAGAATCGTTTTGTGCAGGGACTCATTTACTCGTATCGGGTAGGGAGATTGAAGGTCTGACTATTTGGAGATATGAATTAGCCTTGAATAAATGGTTTAAAGGCCCTTCAATGATTTACCCAAGGTGTTTGTTTGCTTCTGCCACTTTTGGGAACTCTGCTTATGTGGCAGGTGGGATTACAGTGGTTGGTGGCCCGGTTAGTAGGACCCAGCTAGTCCATAACACGGTTGAGAAATATGACCCGGAAAGCCGGTCGTGGACCCCACTACCTAGAATGAAGAAGCCACGTAAGCTttgctcggggtgttacatggACAATAGGTTTTATGTGATTGGTGGGAGGAATGATGACGGCGAGTTAACGTGTGGGGAGTTTTTTGATGAGGAAAAAGACCAGTGGAATTTGATTCCGGAAATGTTAAAAGACAATCCTGTCCTCAGTTGTCATTCTCCTCCGTTAATCGCTGTTGTTAACAACGAGCTTTATTCCATTGAAGCGTCTTCGAATCAGTTAAAAGTGTATCTGAAGAAGAGTAACAGTTGGAAGCCATTGGGTTCGGTTCCTGTAAGGGCAGACTACAATAGAGGTTGGGGAGTGGCTTTCAAGTCATTTGGCAACAAGTTACTAGTTATAGGGGCGTCGACAGTTTCAACCTCTAGAAGCTCGATGGCTATATATACGTGTAGCCCGGAACCAGATTCTGAATTTTTGCCAGAATGGGAACTGCTTGATAATGGCAAGATTCAGTTAAGTCATTTTATTATGAATTGTTGTGTGATGGTAGCATGA